One window of Deltaproteobacteria bacterium genomic DNA carries:
- a CDS encoding DUF362 domain-containing protein, which yields MGPAERDRPADEPAPSPERPPLLSRRAWLLLGANVLVGGGYAAKLLWDRHERGRRAEVFVGRVPSYTGPIADTLLRGLASLGVGAQAVRGRTVLLKPNLVEPNRSAPHVNTHPLVVQAAAEVFRRLGAREVWVAEGPGHMRDTELVLEESGLGPLLEAERLPFYDLNHEDTAPVPNALGLTGLSQLHLPRVLARADLVVSLAKMKTHHWAGLTLSMKNLFGVVPGVAYGWPKNVLHQRGIGSSILDLTATVRPHLAIVDGIVGMEGDGPIMGTPKAAGLLVVGRNPVAVDATCARLMGFEPRRVPYLAAAAGKLGPVREGNIAQRGESIAPLVTPFTIVDHPSLRHLRG from the coding sequence ATGGGCCCGGCTGAGCGAGATCGCCCCGCGGACGAGCCCGCTCCGTCGCCCGAGCGGCCGCCCCTCCTCTCGCGCCGCGCCTGGCTCCTGCTCGGCGCGAACGTGCTCGTCGGCGGGGGTTACGCCGCGAAGCTCCTCTGGGACCGCCACGAGCGGGGCCGGCGGGCCGAGGTCTTCGTGGGCCGCGTCCCGAGCTACACCGGTCCCATCGCCGACACGCTCCTCCGGGGGCTGGCGAGCCTTGGCGTGGGCGCGCAGGCGGTGCGCGGGCGCACGGTGCTCCTCAAGCCCAATCTCGTCGAGCCGAACCGTTCCGCCCCGCACGTCAACACGCACCCGCTCGTCGTGCAGGCCGCGGCCGAGGTCTTCCGCCGGCTGGGCGCGCGCGAGGTGTGGGTGGCCGAGGGCCCGGGCCACATGCGCGACACCGAGCTGGTCCTCGAGGAGTCGGGGCTCGGGCCGCTCCTCGAGGCGGAGCGCCTGCCCTTTTACGATCTGAACCACGAGGACACCGCGCCGGTGCCGAACGCGCTCGGGCTCACGGGCCTCTCGCAGCTCCACCTGCCGCGCGTCCTCGCCCGCGCCGACCTCGTCGTCTCGCTGGCCAAGATGAAGACGCACCACTGGGCGGGGCTCACCCTCTCGATGAAGAACCTCTTCGGCGTGGTCCCCGGCGTGGCCTACGGCTGGCCCAAGAACGTGCTGCACCAGCGCGGCATCGGCTCGTCGATCCTGGACCTCACGGCGACGGTGCGCCCGCACCTCGCCATCGTGGACGGCATCGTGGGGATGGAGGGGGACGGGCCGATCATGGGGACCCCCAAGGCCGCGGGGCTGCTCGTGGTCGGTCGGAACCCGGTGGCGGTGGACGCGACCTGCGCGCGCCTGATGGGCTTCGAGCCGCGCCGCGTGCCGTACCTGGCGGCCGCGGCGGGCAAGCTCGGTCCCGTCCGCGAGGGGAACATCGCGCAGCGCGGGGAGTCGATCGCGCCGCTCGTCACGCCGTTCACGATCGTGGACCACCCGAGCCTGCGCCACCTGCGGGGATGA